In the genome of Luteitalea pratensis, the window GGCTGCGGTCTGGCCCGAACGCAGCGGCACGTTCTGCAGCGTCGCGTAGCCGGACTGCGTGGGAATGTTGGCCGTCGAGCCCGGACCGCCGTCCTCGCGCCGGATGTCGGCCTGGAACAGCCCGAAGAAGAACAGCTTGTTGCGCGCGATTGGACCGCCGATGCCGCCGCCGACCTGGTGGCGCGTGTAGCCGGCCGGATCGTCGAAGCCGGTCCGCTTCTCCACGTTGGTACGCGCGTTGTATTTGCTGTTGGCGTAGTAGTCGAAGACGTCGCCGCGGAACGCGTTGGTGCCCGAACGCGTGATGACGTTGAACTGCGCGCCGGAGCTGCGGCCGTATTCCACGTTGTACGGGTTGGTCTGGACGGCGATCTCCTGCACGGCCTCGGGGACGACGGGCGTCGTCGAGATCGTGACGCTCACGTCGTTGTTGTCCGACCCGTCGATCATGAAGTTGTTGTTGCGGGTGCGCTGGCCGTTGGCCGAGATGCCCTCGGCGCCGGGACCGGACACGACGTTGGGCGAGAGCAGCGCCACGCGGGTGACGTCACGCGTCGGCGAGATCGGGAGCTCCACGACCTGTCGCGCGTTCATGACCACCCCGACCGTCGCATTGGTGCGGTTGATCGCGACACCGGTGGCCTCGGCGACCACCTGCACCGTCTCCTCCAGGCCGCCGACCGTCAGCGCCGGGTTCAGCGTCGCCTCCTGACCGGAGGCGACGCGGATGTCCTTGGTCTCGAAGGTCTTGAACCCCTGGAGTTCGACGCGCACAGTGTAGGGCCCGGGTTCCAGCGCTGGAGCGCGATAGACGCCCGCCTCGTTGGACGTGGTTGTGCGGGCCACGCCGGTTTCTTGATTGGTGAGGGTCACCGTCACGCCCGGCAGCACACCGCCGCCCGCATCGGTGACGGTCCCGGAGATGATCCCGCGAGTCAGCTGCGCAGCGGCCGGCAGGGCCGTGGCGCACAGGGCAAGGCATGCCGCCGCAATGCGGAGGCCCACACGTCGTCTCGACATCATCGCTCCTCACTCCAAGGTAAACACGGGGTATCCCGAGTTTGACGCGCCCAGGTGGAGTTTGGTGATTATGAACGCGCAGTGAGCTGGGACGAATCGGCAACGCCCCGGTGCGCCGGGGTACGAGCCGCTGGCGCGACCGGGGGTGTCGGGCCACAGGGAATCGCGCTATCCTGTCGAGCCGTCCGTTCGGGAAGGTACCATCCAGTGTCCGCGTCCCCACTCCTCTCCACTCCGGCCATCGGCCTGCCGCTCCTCAGGCGCGGCAAGGTTCGCGACGTCTTCGAGGCCGGGGACGACCAGCTGCTGATCGTCGCCACGGACCGCATTTCCGCGTTCGATCACGTACTGGGATCGGGCATCCCGGACAAGGGCCGGATCCTCACGCAGCTGTCGGCATTCTGGTTCGGGCGTCTCGGTGAGGTGACGCCCCACCACGTGCTGTCGACCGATGTCGCCGACTTCCCCGCCGCCACGCGCTCGGCCGCGGCGGATTTGGCCGGCCGCTCGATGCTGGTGCGCCGGACCCGGCCGCTGCCGGTGGAATGCGTTGCGCGCGGCTATCTCGAGGGCTCGGGCTGGAAGGACTACCAGGCGACGGGCACGCTGTGCGGACACCACCTGCCGGCAGGCCTGCGGCAGTGCGATCAGCTACCGGCCCCGCTGTTCACGCCAGCCACGAAGGCAGAGTCCGGGCATGACGAGAACATCACCGAAGCGCAGGCCGCGGCCGTCCTCGGCCCGGACGTTTTCAGCCAGGTGAAGGCGCTCACGCTGGCGCTCTACACGGCAGGCGCGGCGCATGCCGCCGCACGCGGCATCCTGGTGGCCGACACGAAGTTCGAGTTCGGGCTCGTCGACCAGAATGGCACGGCACGGGTGATTCTCATCGACGAGGTCCTGACGCCGGACTCGTCTCGCTTCTGGCCAGCGGACCAGTACGCGCCGGGCGGCCCCCAGCCCAGCTTCGACAAGCAGTTCGTCCGCGAGTACCTCGAGCGGATCGCGTGGAACAAGCAGCCGCCGGTCCCGTCGCTGCCAGACGATGTAGTCGCGCGTACGCGCGACAAGTACCTGGACGCCTTTCGTCGCCTGACCGGCGCCGATCTCGCCTGATCGAGCCTGCCCGTGGCCATGCATCGCGACCTCGAGCGGCTCGTTGCCGAAATGGTGGAGAACGGCATCCACTACGGCGACGCCGTGCGCGAATTCGAGCGCCGTTTCCTCGAGGTGGCGCTGCGGCGGACCGACGGCAGCATCACCCGCTGCGCCGCCCTGACCGGCCTGCACCGCAACACCCTGACGCGCAAGATCGCCGAACACGGGCTCAAGGGGTAACTGGCGATGCGTCGGCCTGAGGTCGACGCCTACGGCCGGCCATCGGCAGTGTCTCCGGACGGCCTTCGGCCTTCGGAAACGCGCCCCGCCAGGCCATCCGGCAGGTCAGCCAGCGGGCGTCGTCACACGGCAAGAGGGTGGCTGTTGACGAAGGCCCAGGGCCGAATGCCGAAGGCCGAGGTGGTTTGGCACTCTCCCCCCTTGACTGCCAACACGGACGGTCTATACTTGGCAGTCGTCCACACCGACTGCCAAGTCGCTGTGGGCATCCGGAACTCTTTCGGGGCGGGCGCCGCGTGCGCCCGACGTCACGTCTCATCAGGAGTGGACCAACCATGAACCTCCGACCTCTCCACGATCGGCTCATCGTCGAACGTATCGAAGAAGGGGAGCAGCAAGTCAACGGGATCATCATCCCGGACTCTGCCAAGGAAAAGCCGCAGCAAGGCAAGGTCGTCGCTGTCGGCAACGGCAAGGTGAAGGACGACGGCAAGGTCACCCCCCTCGACGTCAAGGCGGGCGACACCATTCTCTTCGGCAAGTACTCGGGCCAGGAGATCAAGGTCGAGGGCCGCGAGTACCTGATCATGCGTGAGGATGAAGTCCTCGCGGTGATGGCGTAAGGGGAGCGAGAAAACCATGGCAAAGCAGATCGTCTACGGTGCGGAATCGCGGCAAGCGATCCTCCGCGGTGTGAACCACCTCGCCGATGCGGTGAAGGTCACGCTCGGCCCCAAGGGCCGCAACGTCGTCCTCGACAAGAAGTTCGGCTCGCCCACGATCACCAAGGACGGCGTCACCGTCGCCAAGGAGATCGAGCTGAAGGATCCGCTCGAGAACATGGGCGCGCAGATGGTGCGTGAGGTCGCGAGCAAGACCAGCGACATCGCCGGCGACGGCACCACCACCGCGACCGTGCTCGCGCAGGCCATCTACCGCGAGGGCGCCAAGAACGTCGTGGCCGGCGCCAACCCGATGGAGGTCAAGCGCGGCATCGACAAGGCCGTCGAGGTCGTCATCGAGCAGCTCAAGTCGTTCGCCAAGCCGGTGAGCGGCAACGCGATCGCCCAGGTCGGCACCATCTCGGCCAACAGCGACAGCACGATCGGCACGATCATCGCGGAAGCGATGGAGAAGGTCGGCAAGGACGGCGTCATCACCGTCGAAGAAGCCAAGTCCATGGAGACCTCGCTCGAGGTCGTCGAGGGCATGCAGTTCGATCGCGGCTACCTCTCGCCGTACTTCGTGACCGACCCGGACCGCATGGAAGTGGTCCTCGAGAACCCGGTCATCCTGATCCACGAGAAGAAGATTTCGTCGATGAAGGATCTCCTGCCGGTGCTCGAGCAGGTGGCCCGTGGCGGCCGTCCGCTGCTGATCATCGCCGAGGACATCGAGGGTGAGGCCCTGGCCACGCTCGTGGTCAACAAGCTGCGTGGCACGCTGCAGGCGGCGGCCGTCAAGGCGCCGGGCTTCGGTGATCGCCGCAAGGCGATGCTCGAGGACATCGCAATCCTCACGGGCGGCCGCGCGTTGACCGAGGACCTCGGCATCAAGCTCGAGAACGTCAAGCTCGAGGATCTGGGCCGCGCCAAGAAGGTCACGATCGACAAGGACAACACGACGATCGTCGAGGGCGGCGGCGTGTCCGGGGCCATCGAGGGCCGCGTCAAGCAGATCCGCACGCAGGTCGAGGACACCTCCTCGGACTACGACCGCGAGAAGCTGCAGGAGCGCCTCGCCAAGCTCGTCGGCGGCGTGGCGGTCATCAAGGTCGGTGCGGCCACCGAGACCGAGATGAAGGAGAAGAAGGCGCGCGTCGAGGACGCAATGCACGCGACCAAGGCGGCTGTCGAAGAGGGCATCGTGCCCGGCGGCGGCGTGGCCCTGATTCGCGCGGGCAAGGCCCTCGAGAGCCTCAAGCTCGACACGCACGACCAGCAGGTCGGCGTCAACATCATCAAGCGCGCCATCGAAGAGCCGATGCGCTGGATCGCGACCAACGCGGGCCAGGAAGGCACGATCATCGTGCAGCGCGTCAAGGAGAACGACACGGTGGAGTACGGCTACAACGCCGCCGCCGAGAAGTTCGAGGACCTGATCGCGGCCGGCGTCATCGACCCGGTCAAGGTGGTCCGCACGGCGCTGGTGAACGCGGCCTCGATCGCGGGCCTGCTGCTCACCACCGAAGCGATGGTGTGCGACATCCCCGAAGAGAAGAAGAACGAGCCGATGCCCCCGGGCGGCGGCGGCGGGATGTACTAAACACCGAACACCGGTAGGGCCGGGCTGTCCCAGCCGGCCGTCGCCGGGTACCGGGCACCGGGCCGGGTACACACAGAAAGGGCCCCGTGAGAGCAATCTCGCGGGGCCCTTTTCTTTCGTGACGAGGACGGAGGAGAGAGGAGTGAGGACGGAGGTCAGGTGCGAGGGACCAGGTGCGAGGTGCGAAGGGCGCGGTCCGAAGTGCGACGACGGCCCTCGTACCTCTGGCCTCCGTCCTACCTCGATCCTCCGTCCTCTTTCCTCCGTCCTCCGTCCTCCGTCCTCTTTCCTCCGTCCTCTTCCTATCTGAGGCTGAACTCCATCTCCACCACGATGATGGTGGGGACGGCAGCGCCCTGGCGCATGCCTGGCCGGAAGCGCCACAGGCGCATGGCCTTCATCGCTTCCTCGTCGAGGCCGAACGTGCGGTCGAGGGAACGGGCGACCTTGATGTCGCCGGGACGCCCGTCGGGCATCACCACGACCTCGAGCCACACCTTGCCCTGGATCTTGGCGCGCATCGCCTCGGTCGTGTACTGCGGCTTCACCTGGGACACGAGTGTCGGTGACGAGACCCCGGAGCCCGGACGATAGGCGCCACCGCCTGTGCCGCCGCCGGAGCCCGGGCCGAGGCCGCTGCCCTGCCCCGGGCCGACACCCGTGCCCGTGCCCGTGCCTGCGCCGCCACCACTGCCACTGCCCTGCGAGGTCCCGCTCGGCACGGCCGTCCGGTCGATGACGCCGGCCACCGCCACCTCGCCAGACGCCAGGCTCTGCACCGGGATGTTCATCTGCGGCACCGGTGGCGGCTCGACGTCCTTGGGCGGTTCCTTCGGCGGCGTGACGTTCACCTTCGGCGCCACCGGCACCGTCATGCGGTCCTTGCCCGGAAGTTCGGCCTGCCGAGGCGGATCGGGGCTCCTGTTGCCGCCGCCACCGCCGCCACCGCCGGGGCCCGGTTCGGCCAGGAATACGAGTTCGTAATTGGGCGGGGGCGGCTTGACCTCGTCGGTCTGGCCAGCGGGGACCGCCCGGATGCCAAGCAGGAGCAGCAGGCCGAATGCGACGTGCGACAGCAGCGACACGACCGCCGCGCCCCCCGATCTCTGCCCGCCCTGGCCAAATTCGAGATTGATCGTCGGATGTTCGCCAAGAGGCAGGATGACGGACCCGTGTGAGTTCGGCTCCTGTGAGGTGGCGGCAGTTGCTTCAGACATATCCGGACGATTGCGTGAGAACGCGTTCATTCTGTCAGTACTCTTGCGCTACCCGCAACTCGAGCGTGGCCCGGCTGACCCGGAAGGCCCGCCGCGCAGCCAACTGGAAGGCTGCTCCGCGGCGGGAACGAGGGCACTCGAGGGTTAGACGCCACGAGGCCGGTATCTGGCCGACTCAACGAGCCAAATACCCCGCCCGGGCGCGCACATGATGCTTCTGCCGCGCGACCCGGACCTCGATGCGGCGGTATTGGCCGCTCACGACCGGGCGCAACGGCTGGTACCCGAGCAGGTACTGATGCCGCAATTCGACGGCAATGCGGCGCAGGACACCCGGCAGGTCCGCCAGTCGTTTCACCCGATACGCCTGGCCGCCGGTGGTCACCGCGAGTTGCGCGAGCACCTCGGGCACCTTGCCCTGCAGGACCACCGGGTAGGCGAGCACGTCGCTCGCCCGCACCCGCGCCAGCACGTCGCTGGCGCTGCGCCGGCTGCCCCGTTCGAGGCCATCCGACACGATCACGAGCGCCCGGCGCCCCGGGGCCGGCTCGATGGCGTCGAAGGCCGTGACCACCGCGTCGTGCAACGCGGTGGATCCCCACGGATCAAGGGCCTGCAGCGCAATATCGACGGCCCGTCGGTCGTTGGTGAGCGGCACCGGGACGTCCACCTCGGACCCAATCGCCACAAGCATCGCCCGATCCTGGTCGCCGAGTTCGAGCAGGAGTTCCCGCCCACCACGTTTGGCGGCCTCGAGCTGGCCCGTGGCCATGCTGAAGCTGCGGTCCACGGCGAGCGCGATCGACACGGGCTGTTCGCCGTCGGCGAAGGTGGTGACCTGCTGCGCCACCCCGTCCTCGAGGACGGTGAACTCCCCTCTTGCGACGTCGGTCACGAACCGGCCCTCGCCGTCGGTGACCGTGGCGTAGACCTCGACCAGTTCGGCACGGGCGGTGAACTGCTGCGCGGCCACCGACGGGATGCCGTGACGGGCATTGACGCTCGTGAACGCCAGCAGCGCCAGTCCAGCCAGGACCCCGGCGCGTTGGGCGAATGGTAGAATCACGCGGAGTAGGTGTTTGCCAAGGAGTTCTTCATGATCGCGCTGGGCCTCGGGCCACTCGGTATCCCCGAACTGATCATCATCCTGTTCATCATCGTGCTGATCTTCGGGGCCACGCGCCTGCCGGAAATCGGGCGCGGTATCGGCAAGGGCATCCGCAATTTCAAGGAAGCCACGAAGGAAGGCGCGTCCGGCAAGGACGAGTAGCCGTCAGGTCCCCGTCAGCACGCGCGCCTCTCCCTCCCGACGGGTCACGCGCGTGCGGTCGAGCCATTCGAGCAGCGGGATCGCGGCGCGCCGCGTCAACCCGTATCGCTCTTTGAACCACCCCACCTCGATGCGCGCGGGCACCTCACCGGTGCCGGCCAGCCGCCGTAGCTCATCCGTCAGCCCCTTCAGCCGTGACGCCGACACACAGAGGTCCCCGAGACGCTCCACCTCGCGGGTCTTCACCAGGCGCGCAAGCATCGTCGCGGTCCCCTTGCGATCGATGCCAGGCAGGGCGGCCTCGAGTTCCGGCAACGACAAACCTTGCAGCGCTGCGGCCTCGATCAACGCGAGCACGCGTGTCTCGAGGGGGTCTCGACCGGCCGGAGCCGCCGCGACCCGGGCGATCCGATCGTCGCCCGCGACGACGCCCTCGCGCACCAGTCGCGACAACACCAGATCGACGAGTTCCGGTCTCCAGCGCCGCCCCGCCGCCACGCGCAGTGAGGCTCGCGGAATCCCGGCCTGGAGAGGATCGGACGCATGCGCCGTGTCGATAATCTTCAGCAGGGTGGCGCGCATCTCCGGCATCACGTCGGCATCGACCCAGTAGCTGCCGAGCGACACCAACTGGCCGCGAGCCTCGAGCTCCCGTATCACCTGGTGCGTCGTCGCCGGAGGCAGGCCGCATCGCGCCGGTAACTCGGCCTCTGGACACCCGAACGTGCCGCGTTCACGCACGCGCGAGAGGACGAGCGCGGCCGAATCCTCGTGCGGAGTGCCGGCCCGGTGCAGCATCCGCGGCGGCGGTAACGGATCGGTCACGCATGCGCCACCGATCGTCGTCACTGGTGAGTAGGAACGGAGCACGAGGCGATCGCCACGCCGTGGGGGCAGGGGCGCCTCCAGGCGGAGCAGCGCGGCGCCGCCCTCACCCGGCGCCAGGACGCGGACCTCGCCCGTGGCCTCCCGACCAGGAAGGATCAGCCGGCCCAGCACGACGGAGGTGCCGAGGTGGACGTGCACGCGGGTGCCGTGCTTCTGGGCCGGTGCGTCCGGCAGGATCTCGACGTCCACGGCCATCCGCCGTGTCGACAACGCGACGCCGTCCCCGAGCAGCACATGTCCGCGCTCGACCTGCTCGAGCGCGACGCTCGCGAGGTTCACCGCGACGCGCTGCCCGGCGTCGGCGCGCGCCGCGGGCGCGCCGTGCACCTGAAGGCCGCGCACCCGCACCGCCTGCCCCGCGGGCCAGAGGGTGAGCTCCGTCTCGAGCTCGATCGATCCGCTCCACAGCGTGCCGGTGACGACGGTGCCGAACCCCTTGACGGTGAACGCCCGGTCGATTGGCAGTCGCGCGGGCACGTCGGACCGGCGAAGCCGCCGCGAGTCGCCGCATCGCACCAGTGCCCGCCGCAGGGCCTCGAGGC includes:
- a CDS encoding VWA domain-containing protein, with protein sequence MILPFAQRAGVLAGLALLAFTSVNARHGIPSVAAQQFTARAELVEVYATVTDGEGRFVTDVARGEFTVLEDGVAQQVTTFADGEQPVSIALAVDRSFSMATGQLEAAKRGGRELLLELGDQDRAMLVAIGSEVDVPVPLTNDRRAVDIALQALDPWGSTALHDAVVTAFDAIEPAPGRRALVIVSDGLERGSRRSASDVLARVRASDVLAYPVVLQGKVPEVLAQLAVTTGGQAYRVKRLADLPGVLRRIAVELRHQYLLGYQPLRPVVSGQYRRIEVRVARQKHHVRARAGYLAR
- the selB gene encoding selenocysteine-specific translation elongation factor, translated to MTHLTIATAGHIDHGKSALVQALTGTNPDRLPEEQARGISIELGFAHVTVGDVTLSFVDVPGHERFVRTMLAGVGGIDAVLLVVAADESVMPQTREHFDICRLLDVRSGVIALTRCDLADEMMQAVAESDVQELVAGTPLASAPIVRVSARTGEGLEALRRALVRCGDSRRLRRSDVPARLPIDRAFTVKGFGTVVTGTLWSGSIELETELTLWPAGQAVRVRGLQVHGAPAARADAGQRVAVNLASVALEQVERGHVLLGDGVALSTRRMAVDVEILPDAPAQKHGTRVHVHLGTSVVLGRLILPGREATGEVRVLAPGEGGAALLRLEAPLPPRRGDRLVLRSYSPVTTIGGACVTDPLPPPRMLHRAGTPHEDSAALVLSRVRERGTFGCPEAELPARCGLPPATTHQVIRELEARGQLVSLGSYWVDADVMPEMRATLLKIIDTAHASDPLQAGIPRASLRVAAGRRWRPELVDLVLSRLVREGVVAGDDRIARVAAAPAGRDPLETRVLALIEAAALQGLSLPELEAALPGIDRKGTATMLARLVKTREVERLGDLCVSASRLKGLTDELRRLAGTGEVPARIEVGWFKERYGLTRRAAIPLLEWLDRTRVTRREGEARVLTGT
- the groES gene encoding co-chaperone GroES; its protein translation is MNLRPLHDRLIVERIEEGEQQVNGIIIPDSAKEKPQQGKVVAVGNGKVKDDGKVTPLDVKAGDTILFGKYSGQEIKVEGREYLIMREDEVLAVMA
- a CDS encoding energy transducer TonB — protein: MSEATAATSQEPNSHGSVILPLGEHPTINLEFGQGGQRSGGAAVVSLLSHVAFGLLLLLGIRAVPAGQTDEVKPPPPNYELVFLAEPGPGGGGGGGGNRSPDPPRQAELPGKDRMTVPVAPKVNVTPPKEPPKDVEPPPVPQMNIPVQSLASGEVAVAGVIDRTAVPSGTSQGSGSGGGAGTGTGTGVGPGQGSGLGPGSGGGTGGGAYRPGSGVSSPTLVSQVKPQYTTEAMRAKIQGKVWLEVVVMPDGRPGDIKVARSLDRTFGLDEEAMKAMRLWRFRPGMRQGAAVPTIIVVEMEFSLR
- a CDS encoding helix-turn-helix domain-containing protein, producing the protein MHRDLERLVAEMVENGIHYGDAVREFERRFLEVALRRTDGSITRCAALTGLHRNTLTRKIAEHGLKG
- the groL gene encoding chaperonin GroEL (60 kDa chaperone family; promotes refolding of misfolded polypeptides especially under stressful conditions; forms two stacked rings of heptamers to form a barrel-shaped 14mer; ends can be capped by GroES; misfolded proteins enter the barrel where they are refolded when GroES binds) — encoded protein: MAKQIVYGAESRQAILRGVNHLADAVKVTLGPKGRNVVLDKKFGSPTITKDGVTVAKEIELKDPLENMGAQMVREVASKTSDIAGDGTTTATVLAQAIYREGAKNVVAGANPMEVKRGIDKAVEVVIEQLKSFAKPVSGNAIAQVGTISANSDSTIGTIIAEAMEKVGKDGVITVEEAKSMETSLEVVEGMQFDRGYLSPYFVTDPDRMEVVLENPVILIHEKKISSMKDLLPVLEQVARGGRPLLIIAEDIEGEALATLVVNKLRGTLQAAAVKAPGFGDRRKAMLEDIAILTGGRALTEDLGIKLENVKLEDLGRAKKVTIDKDNTTIVEGGGVSGAIEGRVKQIRTQVEDTSSDYDREKLQERLAKLVGGVAVIKVGAATETEMKEKKARVEDAMHATKAAVEEGIVPGGGVALIRAGKALESLKLDTHDQQVGVNIIKRAIEEPMRWIATNAGQEGTIIVQRVKENDTVEYGYNAAAEKFEDLIAAGVIDPVKVVRTALVNAASIAGLLLTTEAMVCDIPEEKKNEPMPPGGGGGMY
- a CDS encoding phosphoribosylaminoimidazolesuccinocarboxamide synthase; protein product: MSASPLLSTPAIGLPLLRRGKVRDVFEAGDDQLLIVATDRISAFDHVLGSGIPDKGRILTQLSAFWFGRLGEVTPHHVLSTDVADFPAATRSAAADLAGRSMLVRRTRPLPVECVARGYLEGSGWKDYQATGTLCGHHLPAGLRQCDQLPAPLFTPATKAESGHDENITEAQAAAVLGPDVFSQVKALTLALYTAGAAHAAARGILVADTKFEFGLVDQNGTARVILIDEVLTPDSSRFWPADQYAPGGPQPSFDKQFVREYLERIAWNKQPPVPSLPDDVVARTRDKYLDAFRRLTGADLA
- the tatA gene encoding twin-arginine translocase TatA/TatE family subunit; the protein is MIALGLGPLGIPELIIILFIIVLIFGATRLPEIGRGIGKGIRNFKEATKEGASGKDE